TTCTTTTCTTGATGTTGCTGTGAGATAAAGCGAGAGGCCGAGGTCGTAGCCACCGAATGGACCACAGACGTGCCGATTGCTGAGTCCTTCCATCGGCAGCGGCCGTGACGATCCCCAGATGCCGATCGAGCAGGATAAGGACCAGGAGGTGCAGGCCGGCAATGGCGAGGATTTGGTGGAGGGCCCAGTCAGGTAAGAGCCATGCTTCCACTTCTTACCTCTATACCCTTCTAGTCCTCGAACTAAGCTTCGAGGACCTCGGCATTACGGCATTACAGTgcataatttcttttcttttagggTTTGCATAAAGAAGACCCTTATGGCTGGATTGTATGTCATGGAATTTTGTGGAGAGAGATTATCTTATGATCTGAAACCGGTGACTAACCAGTCTTCAACGTTTACAGATGCCATAATTGTGGAATCAGCGCAAAGCTTACATGCCATATGCGAAGCGGCCCAGAGGGACGACGAACACTATGCAATGCATGTGGAATTGCTTGGAGAAAGGTACACGTTTAGATTTGCTTCAAAGCTGGCTACGATGAATTCATTGTTCTGAATTCCCCTTTTCTGTTGTGTATTGGCAACAAATTGAGATTTTATTTCATCAGTTCTTAATGACTAATTTCAATTTCGCTTTTGGGGTGCATATAGTATTGGTAGCGTAAATGGTGAGCAACTATGTACTGCCAGCATAAGCATCGAACAGCTCACTTCATTGAGCTAATAATTAAACAGCCGGGTGAAAAGCTAGTTTTCATAGGAGAAGCTAGTGAAAATAAAATGTGATG
This sequence is a window from Musa acuminata AAA Group cultivar baxijiao unplaced genomic scaffold, Cavendish_Baxijiao_AAA HiC_scaffold_1020, whole genome shotgun sequence. Protein-coding genes within it:
- the LOC135586165 gene encoding uncharacterized protein LOC135586165, coding for MPIEQDKDQEVQAGNGEDLVEGPVRVCIKKTLMAGLYVMEFCGERLSYDLKPVTNQSSTFTDAIIVESAQSLHAICEAAQRDDEHYAMHVELLGERENREKL